The stretch of DNA AGCGATCGGACGGCTGCGTGAGTTGCTGCGCGCGCGTCCGGCGCACGAGGCCATCGCCACCGTCGGGCTGCTGGCCCACCTGGACGCCACCGCGCTGCTGGAATGGCTGCCCCGGCGTCTGCCGGAGTGGTCGCGCTCCCAGCACGATGCGGTGGTGCGGCAGATCGCGGCCAGCGGCGTGCCAGAGCGGGCACGGCTGCTGGTGACCATCCTGGAACAACTGGACCCCTCGGTGGCGCCGGAGGTGATCGACGAGATCGGCATGACTGGCGACCGCGGGGTCAGTGCGGTCCTGCAGCAGTGGGCACACGGCGAACTGCCGGCGGGGGCGTCGCCTTACCTGCAGGTCAAGGCCATCGAGGCCCTGGCCCGGCTGCGAGACGCCGATTCGCTGCCCTTGTTGCGGCTCCTGCTGCAGTCGCGCAGCCTGCTGGGCTGGAAGCAGCCGCGCGAGATCCGCGTGGTCGCTGCCCAGGCGCTGCACCGGCTGGATCCCGAGTTCCTGCGCGGGTACCTGCCGAAGAGTGGCATCCCGCCGCTGGAACTGGAGATCGCCCCGCTCGACCCGGAGCCGCAAGCCGGATGGGTGCGGCAACGGCGCTATCCGCGGGTGCTGCCGGGTGTGGCACTCTCGGCCATGGCGGTGACCCAGCACGGCCGCTATCCGCTGCAGATCAAGACCCTGAGCATGGGCGGGGGCCTGGGGATGCGCGACGGCCGCAGCCAACTGGGGATGGAGGCGGTGCTCGACCTTCAACTGGGCCTGCGCCACCTGCGCTCGCAGGTGTGGCTGCGCGAACTGGATGCGCGCCACGTTGGCTTCGAGATCGTGGACATCGACCTGGACGACCGGGCCAAGCTGCGCAAGCTGCTGCTGGAACAGATGCAGCGCGTGCCCGCGGGGGTGCTGGCGGGGGCCCAGGCTCCGGCAAGGTCCGCGGTCCAGGTATCGTAAGACCTACCACGGATGACACGGGTCGAAATGAATCCGTGTTGATCCCGTGGCAATCCGTGGTTCTGCTTTTACAATCGGATTCGTGGCCACACCCGCGCCCGCGATGGCGACCGCCGAGGAAGAAGTCCCCCGGTTCACTCTGCGCCAGCGTCTCGCGCTGTGGCTGGTGAGCTGGGCGGGCCACTTGGCCATCCGGCTAATCGGGCCCACGCTGCGGGTCACCGTCTCCATCGAAGAGGGCGGCCCGCCCACGTTCTTCGTCCGTCCGGCGGTGTACGCGTTCTGGCATCGCTGCGTCTTTCTGGCGACCTGGTGGTACCGGGAGCTCGAGGTGGCGGTGATGACCAGCCGCAGCTTCGACGGCGAGTACATCGCGCGCATCATCTCGCAATTCGGATACCGGCCGGTGCGCGGCTCGAGTTCCAGAGGAGCGGTGAGCGCCCTGATCGGGATGCGCAAGGAACTGGAAGAGGGCCGCTCGGCCGCCTTCACCATCGACGGGCCGCGCGGCCCTAAGTACGTCGCCAAGCCTGGGCCAGTGCTGCTGGCGCAGAAGACCGGCCTTCCCATCGCCACCTTCCATTTTGCCTGCGCGGACGCCTGGCTGCTGAGGAGCTGGGATGAGTTCATGATCCCGAAGCCGTTCTCGCGGGTGCTGCTGCGGGTGGGCAGGCTGATTCAGGTGCCGCCGGACTTGGATGAAGCCGGACAACAGCGTTACCACGCCGAGATGCAGGCGACACTGGACCGCATCCGCATCTACGCGGAAGGGCACGTCTCCGATCGGCGAGAAGACTAACCACGGAGGACACAGAGGACACAGAGGACGCGGAGGCACTGAGTACTGAGTACTGGTGCCAATCTGTTGACAGGTCTCCCCTCCGAGCATAGATTCCTTGCTTCGAATCGTTCTTTACTAACCATTGGGTTCGCGCGTCCGCGGCGCTCGCCGCGGACTGGGAAGCGGGTGAAAATCCCGCGCTGCCGCGCAACTGTATGGCGAGAGTAGATCGCATGGCCACTGCCTTCGGGCGGGAAGGCCCTACGGGAATTGACCGCCAAGCCAGGAGACCGGCGCGAACCTCACACATCACCCCTTTCGCGTGCAAAGGAGGAGTGCCGTGCGGTCCATCCAATCGTTTCTTGTTCTTCTTGCGCTGACCAGTTGCGCCGCCGCGGACGTCGTCGTCCGCGTGGCCGATCCGCGCGCTGCCGTCGTGGCCGGCGCGGAGGTCAGGATCTATCCTTCCGCGGCCTCGGAGGCGGCGGTCGGGCAGCAAACATCCAGCGAGGGCGTGGCGCGCTTCACGGCTCTGCCCGACGGCGAATACCGGGTGGAGGTGCGCGCGGCCGGATTTGCACCAGCGTCGAAGACGGTGCGCATCGCGGGAGAGAGCAACATATCCATCTCACTCAAGATCGCCCCGCTGGCGCAGACGGTGGTCGTAAGCGCCACGCGGACGCCGGTTCCCGTGGAGGAGAGCGGCGCGCAGGTGGCACTACTCGACGCGTCTGACATCCGAAACCTGCAGCCAGTGGCCACCAGCGACGCCCTGCGCTACCTGCCCGGAGCCGTGGTCAATCAGGCCGGCCAGCGTGGTGGGCAGGCCTCGCTGTTCGTGCGCGGCGGCGAGTCGCGCTACAACAAGGTCATCATCGACGGGGTGCCGGTGAACGAGCCCGGCGGCACCTTCGATTTCGGCGTCGTCCCCATGACCGGGATCGAACGGATGGAGTTCGTGCGCGGAGCGGAAAGCGTTCTCTACGGCTCCGATGCCATGACCAGCGTGGTGCAGATGTGGTCGGCGACCGGGCGCACGCCGGTGCCGGAGATCCGCTTCGGGGCTGACGGCGGCACCTTCGGCACCGCGCGTGGATATGCGTCGATTGCCGGCGCGCGCGGCCGCCTCGATTACAACCTCTTCGGCCAGCAGGACGCGACCCAAGGCCAGGGCCAAAACGACGACTACTCCAACTCGATCCAGGGCGCCAATGTCGGCGTCATGCTCTCGCCTAAGGTGTTCCTGCGCCTCCGCACCCGGCATGCCGACTCGCGCAGCGGCGTCCAGGGACAGTGGGTCTTCGGGGGGCAGCAGTTGCTCAACCCGGACATCGACGCCTACGCCCGGCAGAACAATTTCCTGGGCAGCGCCGAGCTGACCGTCACCGCCCCCAACCACTGGCAGCACCGCTTCACCGGATACGAGTACAACCACAAGGGAATCAACCAGGACAGCTTCCTGGGCGGGCCCTCCGACCGCGGCTGTAATCTCACCGACCCGCTCAATCTGAATTTCTTCGATTGCTTCTTCTCGTCGCCGTTCAAGGTGAACACCGCCGGCTTCCAATACCAGGCCGACTATTCGCCGCGGAGTTGGGCGCGCACGACCTTCGGCTACGAGTTCGAGGACGAGAACGGCTTTTTTGACTCCGCCTTCGCCACCTTTGATTTCGTGAATAACGCCGGGCCCGTGATCGGCACGGCGAATGCCCACGGCCTGCGCCGCAATCATTCCATGTTTGCGCAACAGGCCATCACGTATAAGCGGTTCACCGCGCGCGCCGGGTTCCGCTATGTCCACAATGAAGACTTCGGCGGGAAGGTGGTACCGCAGGCGGCGTTCTCGGTGGTAGCGCGCCAAGGCGGCGACACCTTCGGCCCGACGCGTTTCACTGCATCCTACTCGCAGGGCTTCAAGGAGCCGCGGTTCGAGGAAGTGTTCGGTTTTACCGGAACCTCCGCGACCAACCCGAATCTAAGCCTGCGGCCGGAGCAGAACCGCGCTTTCGAGGCGGGGGTGAGCCAGACACTCCTCACCGGCCGCCATTCGTTCTCGGCGACGTATTTCAACAATCTCTTCCGCGACCAGATCCAGTTCGATTTCTTGAGCAGTCAATACTTCAACGTGGCCAAGAGCATGGCGCAGGGCGCCGAGCTGGAATGGCACAGCCGGCTGACGCCGAACCTGTCGGCCACCGCGAGCTACGTGCACACCTCCGGCCAGATCCTCCTGAATCCCGGCGGGGCGCCGCCGTTCGCGGCCGGCGATCCGCTGCTGCGGCGTCCGCGGAACCTGGGCTCGCTGCTGCTGAACTACTCGGGACGTCACTGGGGCGGCAGCGTGGCGGGAAGCCTCGTGGGGCGGCGCTTCGACTCCGACTTCCTCTTCGGCCTGGTCCCGCCGCAGGACCACACGGCCGGATATGCGCGCGTGGACCTGGGCGCCTGGTATGCAGTCAACCGCTACGCAATCGTGTACGCCAACGTGGAGAACGCCCTCAATCGGCGTTACGAGGAGGTCTCGGGCTACCCGGCACTGAAGGCGAACTTCCGGGCGGGGATGAGGTTCCGCTTCGGCGGGGAATAGGAACTTGACCGCAGAGATCGCAGAGAACGCAGAGAAGAATGCTATGAACACCTCTGCGAACTCCGCGTTCTCTGCGGTTAGTTCTCTTCGTGGACTTCGATGGAGTCGATCACGCCGACGATCGACATATCAATCGGCGAGTTAGGGCGGTTGACGGCGGCCATAGCGGCAAAGCCCTCCTGCACGACCAGCACGCGGTCGCCGACGCCCGCGTCCACGGCGTCGAGCGCGAGGATGACCTCGCCGCGGTCGGAGCCGTCGGGATGGATGGGCTGGACCACCAGGATCTTGCGGCGCTCGTGCGACGGGTGCTTGCGCGTGGCCACCACTTCGCCGCTGACGCGGCCCAGGATCATCGGCGGCCTCGCTTGGGGTGCTTGGCGCCACGCCCAGGAGACGCGGCAAGCCGCGTCTCTACCGGAGACTTGGAAGGAGTGATCGCGTCCACGATGCCGACGATGGAGGCGTCGGTCGGTACCTCGACGCCGCCGAAGGCGAGGGAA from Terriglobales bacterium encodes:
- a CDS encoding PilZ domain-containing protein; the protein is VKNADAEARRKTALGLSDLADLYGRIGHNLLQEAISACGEQLQVEAALDLQTLLGAALVRLAQEAGTRPDFPALRQAMTCVEKIETERPLVARDIRRRIAVESRLRKFISDAARADSLDRELVPLLQQNRRAASEELAALFSRTSRRGECDRLVELARELGPEAIGRLRELLRARPAHEAIATVGLLAHLDATALLEWLPRRLPEWSRSQHDAVVRQIAASGVPERARLLVTILEQLDPSVAPEVIDEIGMTGDRGVSAVLQQWAHGELPAGASPYLQVKAIEALARLRDADSLPLLRLLLQSRSLLGWKQPREIRVVAAQALHRLDPEFLRGYLPKSGIPPLELEIAPLDPEPQAGWVRQRRYPRVLPGVALSAMAVTQHGRYPLQIKTLSMGGGLGMRDGRSQLGMEAVLDLQLGLRHLRSQVWLRELDARHVGFEIVDIDLDDRAKLRKLLLEQMQRVPAGVLAGAQAPARSAVQVS
- a CDS encoding lysophospholipid acyltransferase family protein; the protein is MATPAPAMATAEEEVPRFTLRQRLALWLVSWAGHLAIRLIGPTLRVTVSIEEGGPPTFFVRPAVYAFWHRCVFLATWWYRELEVAVMTSRSFDGEYIARIISQFGYRPVRGSSSRGAVSALIGMRKELEEGRSAAFTIDGPRGPKYVAKPGPVLLAQKTGLPIATFHFACADAWLLRSWDEFMIPKPFSRVLLRVGRLIQVPPDLDEAGQQRYHAEMQATLDRIRIYAEGHVSDRRED
- a CDS encoding TonB-dependent receptor plug domain-containing protein; protein product: MRSIQSFLVLLALTSCAAADVVVRVADPRAAVVAGAEVRIYPSAASEAAVGQQTSSEGVARFTALPDGEYRVEVRAAGFAPASKTVRIAGESNISISLKIAPLAQTVVVSATRTPVPVEESGAQVALLDASDIRNLQPVATSDALRYLPGAVVNQAGQRGGQASLFVRGGESRYNKVIIDGVPVNEPGGTFDFGVVPMTGIERMEFVRGAESVLYGSDAMTSVVQMWSATGRTPVPEIRFGADGGTFGTARGYASIAGARGRLDYNLFGQQDATQGQGQNDDYSNSIQGANVGVMLSPKVFLRLRTRHADSRSGVQGQWVFGGQQLLNPDIDAYARQNNFLGSAELTVTAPNHWQHRFTGYEYNHKGINQDSFLGGPSDRGCNLTDPLNLNFFDCFFSSPFKVNTAGFQYQADYSPRSWARTTFGYEFEDENGFFDSAFATFDFVNNAGPVIGTANAHGLRRNHSMFAQQAITYKRFTARAGFRYVHNEDFGGKVVPQAAFSVVARQGGDTFGPTRFTASYSQGFKEPRFEEVFGFTGTSATNPNLSLRPEQNRAFEAGVSQTLLTGRHSFSATYFNNLFRDQIQFDFLSSQYFNVAKSMAQGAELEWHSRLTPNLSATASYVHTSGQILLNPGGAPPFAAGDPLLRRPRNLGSLLLNYSGRHWGGSVAGSLVGRRFDSDFLFGLVPPQDHTAGYARVDLGAWYAVNRYAIVYANVENALNRRYEEVSGYPALKANFRAGMRFRFGGE
- a CDS encoding EutN/CcmL family microcompartment protein, translated to MILGRVSGEVVATRKHPSHERRKILVVQPIHPDGSDRGEVILALDAVDAGVGDRVLVVQEGFAAMAAVNRPNSPIDMSIVGVIDSIEVHEEN